The following proteins are co-located in the Methylocystis sp. ATCC 49242 genome:
- a CDS encoding glycoside hydrolase family 15 protein has translation MEPVHERSRRAGGFAPTGISQRRCNLRLDMGISQVSRGDQQANSSNSALCEWMARQYRFSVEAMLRAVSATDLIKERPHFGQAIRPARGSVLASPELASYDPNPDYFFHWLRDSAIIIDALRVLIAEQTLESNAIEHLVDFVNFSLGLCQLDGRAFSSGKVRRAIDPSFLEHARTEDELNQIHGDRTLGEARYNPDGTLDIIRWARPQNDGPALRALSVLRSWRLEAFRERADEAAIRALLEHDLDYTLRHWEEPCFDLWEESFAHHYHTRVVQFAALADGAAWMDASGDRTRAGNYRLAAEEIARRLDDHFDADEGVYVGCVADGSESSGVAVSTRLDIAVALGVIHAARTNGAHSVLDPKALATLGRLEQLFAKEYQINEGRGSDCAPAMGRYAGDVYYSGGAYYFSTLGAAQFYFRFAEAIGGGATIPISKQNPGLLTEMLAQSSQVLDTAAVEPLSREGLFKACLHRGDMFMAMVRAYTPASGELSEQFDQTTGAQTSAKNLAWSYAAFITAVASRKAAIRYCPPL, from the coding sequence ATGGAGCCTGTTCATGAAAGATCCCGACGTGCAGGCGGGTTTGCGCCGACTGGGATTTCGCAGCGGAGATGTAACCTGAGGCTTGATATGGGAATCTCGCAAGTTTCAAGGGGCGACCAACAAGCGAACAGCTCGAACAGCGCGCTTTGCGAGTGGATGGCGCGCCAATACAGATTTTCCGTCGAAGCCATGCTTCGAGCCGTTTCCGCGACGGATCTCATCAAGGAGCGGCCGCATTTTGGTCAGGCCATTCGGCCGGCGCGGGGATCCGTGCTGGCTTCGCCCGAGCTCGCTTCTTATGATCCAAATCCAGATTATTTTTTTCATTGGTTGCGTGACTCGGCAATTATCATTGACGCCTTGCGCGTGCTGATTGCGGAGCAGACGCTCGAATCGAACGCGATCGAGCATCTTGTCGACTTCGTGAACTTTAGCCTTGGACTTTGTCAGCTCGACGGTCGCGCTTTTTCTTCTGGCAAGGTTCGGCGGGCGATTGATCCATCATTTCTCGAACACGCTCGAACCGAGGACGAACTTAATCAAATTCACGGCGATCGCACGCTCGGGGAGGCTCGTTACAATCCTGACGGCACACTGGACATAATCAGATGGGCTCGCCCGCAAAATGACGGCCCGGCGCTGCGCGCCCTTAGCGTCTTGCGTTCCTGGCGGCTCGAGGCATTTCGTGAACGCGCGGATGAGGCTGCCATAAGGGCGCTCCTCGAACACGATCTCGACTACACGCTTCGGCATTGGGAGGAGCCTTGCTTCGACCTTTGGGAAGAGAGTTTCGCTCATCATTACCACACGCGGGTCGTCCAGTTTGCCGCGCTCGCTGATGGCGCGGCGTGGATGGATGCGAGCGGCGATAGGACGCGCGCCGGAAATTACCGATTGGCCGCCGAAGAAATCGCTCGGCGTCTCGACGATCATTTTGATGCTGATGAGGGAGTTTACGTTGGCTGCGTCGCCGACGGATCCGAATCATCGGGCGTCGCGGTTTCGACGCGCCTCGACATTGCCGTAGCTCTTGGCGTGATCCATGCGGCGCGGACGAATGGCGCACACAGCGTACTGGATCCGAAAGCGCTCGCCACGTTGGGTCGGCTCGAACAGCTTTTCGCAAAAGAGTACCAGATCAACGAGGGGCGCGGCTCGGATTGCGCTCCCGCCATGGGTCGTTATGCCGGCGACGTTTACTACAGCGGCGGCGCGTACTATTTTTCTACGCTCGGCGCGGCGCAATTCTATTTCCGCTTTGCGGAAGCGATCGGCGGCGGCGCCACGATCCCTATTTCGAAACAAAATCCAGGGCTCTTAACTGAAATGCTCGCCCAATCGTCTCAAGTCCTCGATACTGCTGCGGTTGAGCCGCTATCGAGAGAAGGGCTATTCAAAGCGTGCCTGCATCGCGGCGACATGTTCATGGCGATGGTGCGGGCCTATACGCCAGCCTCGGGAGAATTGTCGGAGCAATTTGATCAGACAACCGGCGCGCAAACATCAGCCAAAAATCTGGCCTGGAGCTATGCGGCTTTCATCACCGCCGTCGCGAGCAGAAAGGCGGCCATTCGCTATTGCCCACCCTTGTGA